The following proteins come from a genomic window of Gimesia chilikensis:
- a CDS encoding PSD1 and planctomycete cytochrome C domain-containing protein: MYGSQVPRALYAGLSLISALTLSTWSASAAPAPADKPAAGAKIDFEKSIRPLFVKHCQDCHGPDAREGGLRLTSRKNLLLRNDSGEPAIISGKSDQSVLMHRVASKDDSEQMPPADAGERLTTQEIAALKQWIDQGADWPTESEEPKHWAYVPPVKQPLPKLKGTPRVNNAVDAFVVEKLQQQNPALQQAQLAEPARLLRRVSLDLIGLPPTPEQVAAFEKDPSPAAYEKYVDSLLKSPRYGEKWARQWLDLARYADSNGFQADQLREMWLYRDWVINALNRDMPFNQFTIQQIAGDLIPNASLDQKIATGFHRCTTCNVEAGVDPEENRVNQIFDRVNTTGMVWLGTTFECAQCHNHKYDPFTQQDYYQIFAFFNNTPLEVKQVGKSVTFDVTGPKLMVPLSKTAQQQKDQLTQQRLALQKQLNQRQRELETGYPAWEEATLALLENSEEGSKVPDNIRKILNTETDKRTAKQTKALNAYQREQDADFAALTEQLNQVRQQLNALEPDTSLVMVEMDKPRMNNIFKRGNFLDKGAQVKPQTPESLHPLQAEDTPNRLAFAKWLVAPENPLVARVTVNRWWSQFFGQGIVATQEDFGSQGDPPTHPALLDWLAVEFMEHNWSMKHVHKLIVMSATYQQSAKITPELLEADPYNKLLTRGPRLRLSAETIRDNALAISGLLSTKMGGPPIYPPQPQGLWRHVGRNAPKYNTSTAEDRFRRGVYVIWRRSAPYPSFTNFDAPDRGACTINRSRTNTPLQALTLLNDPAYIEIATGLARRLATHGMNDGMTDRERIAYAFRLCVARQPQDVEVDHLTKVFEQELKHFQDHPQAAQKLISAKDRPEGVGASRMAAWLYVANILLNLDETITKG; the protein is encoded by the coding sequence ATGTATGGTTCTCAAGTGCCACGAGCTCTCTACGCAGGTCTCTCACTGATCAGTGCACTCACGCTGAGCACCTGGTCTGCCAGCGCAGCACCAGCGCCCGCAGACAAACCGGCTGCCGGTGCCAAGATTGATTTTGAGAAATCGATCCGCCCGCTCTTCGTCAAACATTGTCAGGACTGTCACGGTCCCGATGCCCGCGAAGGGGGACTGCGGCTGACCAGTCGTAAAAATCTGCTGCTCCGAAACGATTCCGGAGAGCCCGCCATCATCTCGGGTAAAAGCGATCAGAGCGTGCTCATGCATCGCGTCGCGTCAAAAGACGACAGCGAACAGATGCCCCCCGCGGATGCAGGCGAGCGTCTCACCACACAGGAAATCGCCGCACTCAAACAGTGGATCGATCAGGGAGCCGACTGGCCCACCGAATCGGAAGAACCGAAACACTGGGCCTACGTGCCCCCCGTGAAACAACCGCTGCCGAAACTCAAAGGCACGCCGCGCGTGAACAACGCCGTCGATGCCTTCGTCGTCGAGAAACTGCAGCAGCAGAATCCTGCGTTGCAACAGGCGCAGCTGGCCGAACCCGCCCGGCTGCTGCGTCGCGTTTCCCTGGATCTGATCGGCCTGCCTCCCACTCCGGAACAGGTCGCTGCTTTCGAAAAAGATCCTTCACCGGCCGCCTATGAAAAGTATGTCGACAGCCTGCTCAAGTCCCCCCGCTACGGCGAGAAGTGGGCCCGCCAGTGGCTCGACCTGGCCCGCTATGCGGACTCGAACGGCTTCCAGGCTGATCAGCTGCGCGAGATGTGGCTCTACCGGGACTGGGTGATCAACGCCCTCAATCGGGACATGCCCTTCAATCAGTTCACCATTCAACAGATCGCCGGCGATTTGATTCCCAATGCGAGCCTCGATCAGAAAATCGCCACCGGCTTTCATCGCTGCACCACCTGTAACGTGGAAGCGGGCGTCGATCCCGAAGAGAATCGCGTCAATCAGATTTTCGACCGAGTCAACACCACCGGCATGGTCTGGCTCGGCACCACCTTCGAATGTGCCCAGTGCCACAATCACAAGTACGACCCGTTCACACAACAGGACTACTACCAGATCTTCGCTTTCTTCAATAACACGCCGCTGGAGGTGAAGCAGGTAGGTAAAAGTGTGACCTTTGATGTCACCGGCCCCAAGCTGATGGTGCCCCTCAGTAAAACAGCTCAACAACAAAAAGATCAGCTGACCCAACAGCGTCTGGCTCTGCAGAAGCAACTCAATCAGCGACAGAGGGAACTCGAAACCGGGTACCCGGCCTGGGAAGAAGCAACGCTCGCCCTGTTGGAAAACAGCGAAGAGGGGAGCAAGGTTCCCGACAACATCCGTAAAATTCTGAACACGGAAACCGACAAACGGACTGCCAAACAGACCAAAGCACTAAACGCTTACCAGCGGGAACAGGATGCCGATTTCGCCGCTCTGACCGAGCAGTTGAACCAGGTTCGCCAGCAGTTAAATGCTCTTGAGCCGGACACATCTCTGGTGATGGTCGAAATGGACAAGCCCCGGATGAACAACATCTTCAAGCGGGGCAACTTCCTCGACAAGGGGGCCCAGGTCAAACCGCAGACACCTGAGTCCCTGCATCCACTCCAGGCAGAAGACACGCCCAACCGGCTCGCCTTCGCGAAGTGGCTTGTCGCTCCGGAGAATCCGCTGGTCGCCCGTGTGACCGTCAATCGCTGGTGGTCGCAGTTCTTCGGACAGGGGATCGTCGCCACCCAGGAAGATTTCGGCAGTCAGGGTGATCCTCCCACGCATCCCGCACTGCTCGACTGGCTGGCCGTCGAGTTCATGGAACACAACTGGTCGATGAAACACGTGCATAAACTGATCGTGATGTCCGCCACGTATCAGCAGTCAGCGAAGATCACTCCCGAACTGCTTGAAGCCGATCCTTACAATAAACTACTGACCCGCGGCCCCCGCCTGCGGCTCTCGGCGGAAACCATTCGCGATAACGCACTGGCCATCAGTGGTCTGCTCTCTACCAAAATGGGAGGCCCGCCCATCTATCCGCCACAACCCCAGGGACTCTGGCGGCACGTGGGCCGCAATGCTCCGAAATACAATACCTCCACTGCAGAAGACCGCTTCCGCCGAGGCGTGTATGTGATCTGGCGCCGCAGTGCCCCCTATCCGAGCTTCACGAACTTCGATGCCCCCGACCGGGGTGCCTGCACAATCAATCGCTCGCGCACCAACACGCCGCTTCAGGCACTGACCCTGCTCAACGACCCCGCGTATATTGAAATCGCCACCGGCCTGGCCCGACGACTGGCAACACACGGTATGAACGATGGCATGACCGACCGGGAACGGATCGCGTATGCGTTCCGCCTCTGTGTAGCTCGTCAGCCTCAGGATGTGGAAGTCGATCACCTCACAAAAGTCTTCGAACAGGAACTGAAACATTTCCAGGACCACCCCCAGGCAGCCCAGAAACTGATCTCTGCAAAAGACCGCCCCGAAGGTGTCGGCGCGTCCCGCATGGCGGCCTGGCTGTACGTTGCCAACATCCTGCTCAACCTCGACGAAACAATCACCAAGGGATAA
- a CDS encoding sulfatase family protein encodes MPSANVALSLSARTRTTRFLFLSALLAFVCGLTTLCCTASAVAAEKSNDPNIIYILADDMGYGDIKALNPECKIATPHLDQLARGGMVFTDAHTSSSVCTPTRYGVLTGRYNWRSRLKSGVLWGLSRRLIEQDRMTVPSMLKQHGYYTAAVGKWHLGMDWTLKDGGIATEKSYNKKTNPGWDVDYSKPIQNGPNSVGFDYFYGISASLDMPPYVYIENNKSQGIPTVTKAFFRDGPAHKDFEAIDVLPRITEKTVQIIDEHAAASKKGKPFFIYFPLNAPHTPILPTPEWQGKSGINAYCDFVMQVDDTVGQVMQALKKQGIHENTLVIFTADNGCSPAANFKEMADKDHQPSYRFRGHKADIYEGGHRVPFIANWPARVKAGTHSDQLICLTDLMATAADIVGAKLPDNAGEDSVSILPALEGKDTQPVREAAVHHSIRGAFSIRKDHWKLEFCPGSGGWSFPKPGKDDLSQLPPIQLYDLNADLNEQKNLQSEYPEVVKELTDLLQSYVDRGRSTPGAPQENNGDVDIFEAGKSAHKMKRPQKKKPAKAKS; translated from the coding sequence ATGCCGTCTGCCAACGTTGCGCTCTCTTTATCTGCCAGAACCCGCACAACGCGTTTTCTGTTTCTCTCTGCTCTGCTCGCATTTGTCTGCGGATTGACCACGCTCTGCTGCACTGCATCTGCCGTCGCCGCGGAAAAATCAAACGATCCCAACATCATCTACATTTTGGCGGATGACATGGGATACGGCGATATCAAGGCACTCAACCCGGAATGTAAAATCGCCACCCCGCACCTGGATCAGCTGGCGCGCGGCGGCATGGTTTTTACCGACGCCCATACCAGTTCCTCCGTCTGCACGCCCACCCGTTACGGCGTGCTCACCGGTCGCTACAACTGGCGCTCCCGCCTGAAGAGCGGCGTGCTCTGGGGACTCTCCCGGCGGCTGATTGAACAGGACCGCATGACGGTTCCTTCCATGCTCAAGCAGCATGGCTACTATACCGCCGCGGTCGGAAAGTGGCACCTGGGTATGGACTGGACACTCAAAGACGGCGGCATTGCCACCGAGAAGTCATATAACAAAAAAACCAATCCCGGCTGGGACGTCGATTATTCCAAACCGATTCAGAACGGCCCCAACAGTGTCGGTTTCGACTATTTCTATGGCATCAGCGCCTCACTCGACATGCCCCCCTATGTCTATATTGAAAACAACAAGAGCCAGGGCATCCCCACTGTCACCAAGGCCTTCTTCCGGGATGGCCCCGCCCACAAAGATTTCGAAGCCATCGACGTGCTGCCCCGCATCACTGAGAAAACCGTCCAGATCATCGACGAACACGCGGCCGCTTCTAAAAAAGGCAAGCCGTTCTTCATCTACTTCCCCCTCAATGCACCGCACACACCGATCCTGCCCACACCCGAATGGCAGGGCAAAAGCGGCATCAACGCCTACTGCGATTTCGTCATGCAGGTCGACGACACCGTGGGCCAGGTGATGCAGGCACTCAAAAAACAGGGCATCCATGAAAACACGCTCGTCATCTTCACCGCAGACAACGGCTGCTCCCCCGCAGCCAACTTCAAAGAGATGGCCGACAAAGATCATCAGCCCAGCTACCGCTTCCGGGGGCACAAGGCCGACATCTATGAAGGCGGACATCGCGTCCCCTTCATCGCCAACTGGCCGGCCCGCGTCAAAGCCGGTACGCACTCCGATCAGCTGATCTGCCTGACCGACCTGATGGCCACCGCCGCAGACATCGTCGGTGCGAAGCTGCCCGATAACGCGGGAGAAGACAGCGTCAGCATCCTGCCGGCACTGGAAGGTAAAGACACGCAGCCCGTCCGCGAAGCCGCCGTCCATCATTCGATTCGCGGGGCCTTCTCGATCCGTAAAGATCACTGGAAGCTGGAATTCTGTCCCGGATCGGGAGGCTGGAGCTTCCCCAAGCCGGGGAAAGACGATCTCAGTCAGCTCCCTCCCATTCAGCTGTATGATCTGAATGCGGATCTGAATGAACAGAAAAATCTGCAGTCCGAATACCCCGAAGTCGTGAAAGAACTGACTGACCTGCTGCAGAGCTACGTGGACCGGGGACGCTCGACTCCGGGAGCCCCCCAGGAAAACAACGGCGACGTCGATATCTTCGAAGCAGGCAAGTCCGCACACAAAATGAAACGACCACAGAAAAAGAAACCGGCGAAAGCCAAGTCGTGA
- a CDS encoding GH3 auxin-responsive promoter family protein, with the protein MHALYVLRAFGGTFVRRRYRRAAHEFLACTSDCRSVQQATLQRILQLNAASDLSRQYNLDGSCTIAEFQSRFPVSEYDFFRPYIERVKQGETAALLGPENRLLMFTLSSGTTTDSKFIPITAPFLKDYRQGWQNWGILTYDDFAPLKYQNIVQLTSNFDKFRTPGGTPCGNISGLVAAMQSPVVQSMYTVPGDVSRIDDPQLKYYTALRLALADRHVGMLTTANPSTLLHLAQFADQEKESLVSDIAEGRLTGAAQMDLQILGKLKRRLQRKNPGRARELEQLIERTGHLYPRDFWPGLSVLAVWTGGSAGAYLSQLKPYYGDLPVRDHGLSASEGRMTIPLNSGTSSGVLDITSHFFEFVPEAEDPLNTSQILTADQLEEGQNYYILLTTPSGLYRYHICDVVRCTGFYQSTPLLAFLHKGAHISNLTGEKITESQVVDAVRGATQQHALELGQFALIPQWGEPPCYQLLFEASPLLTDETLTRLLADFDQRLQESNCEYAEKRQSGRLAPPVPCPLEPGTWQRFATERQQKPGGSFEQYKHPCLIPQLDYASELIARFSP; encoded by the coding sequence ATGCATGCCCTGTATGTGCTACGGGCTTTCGGAGGAACCTTCGTGCGACGACGCTATCGTCGTGCCGCTCATGAATTCCTTGCCTGCACCTCTGACTGTCGCTCGGTCCAACAGGCAACGCTGCAGCGCATTCTGCAGTTAAATGCTGCCAGCGATTTGAGCCGCCAGTACAACCTGGACGGTTCCTGCACGATTGCAGAGTTTCAATCCCGCTTCCCGGTTTCGGAATACGATTTCTTTCGCCCCTACATCGAACGCGTCAAACAGGGGGAAACCGCTGCGCTATTAGGCCCGGAGAATCGCCTGCTGATGTTTACGCTCAGCAGCGGCACCACCACCGATTCCAAGTTCATCCCGATCACCGCCCCGTTCCTCAAAGACTATCGCCAGGGCTGGCAGAACTGGGGCATCCTGACCTATGACGATTTCGCGCCACTGAAGTATCAGAACATCGTGCAGCTCACCAGCAACTTCGACAAGTTCCGCACACCTGGTGGCACCCCCTGCGGTAATATCAGCGGCCTGGTCGCAGCGATGCAGAGTCCCGTCGTGCAATCGATGTATACCGTTCCCGGTGACGTCTCACGCATCGATGACCCGCAACTGAAATATTACACCGCTCTGCGACTCGCGCTCGCCGACCGGCATGTGGGCATGCTCACCACCGCCAACCCCAGCACCCTGCTCCACCTCGCCCAGTTCGCCGACCAGGAAAAAGAATCGCTGGTAAGCGACATTGCCGAGGGACGCCTGACGGGAGCCGCTCAGATGGACCTGCAGATCCTGGGAAAACTGAAACGGCGGCTGCAGCGTAAGAACCCCGGCCGTGCGCGGGAACTGGAACAGCTCATTGAACGCACCGGACACCTCTATCCCCGCGATTTTTGGCCCGGACTCTCCGTACTCGCGGTCTGGACGGGGGGCAGCGCCGGTGCTTACCTGTCACAGCTCAAACCCTATTATGGCGATCTGCCGGTCCGTGATCATGGTCTCTCGGCCAGCGAAGGACGCATGACGATTCCCCTCAACTCAGGCACCTCGAGCGGCGTTCTGGATATCACGTCGCACTTCTTCGAATTCGTCCCCGAAGCGGAAGACCCGTTGAACACCTCGCAAATCCTGACGGCGGATCAACTGGAAGAGGGACAGAACTACTATATCCTGCTGACCACCCCCTCGGGTCTCTATCGTTACCATATCTGTGATGTCGTGCGCTGCACCGGCTTTTATCAGTCCACTCCCCTGCTCGCGTTTCTCCACAAAGGCGCACACATTTCAAACCTGACAGGCGAGAAGATCACCGAGTCGCAGGTCGTCGATGCCGTCCGTGGCGCAACACAGCAGCATGCGCTGGAACTGGGACAATTCGCGCTGATTCCACAATGGGGCGAGCCCCCCTGTTATCAGCTCTTATTCGAAGCATCTCCGCTGCTTACGGATGAAACGCTCACGCGACTGCTCGCCGACTTTGATCAGCGTCTGCAGGAATCCAATTGTGAATACGCCGAGAAACGCCAGTCCGGACGACTGGCACCGCCGGTCCCCTGCCCACTCGAGCCGGGCACCTGGCAGCGTTTCGCGACCGAGCGTCAGCAGAAACCGGGAGGCAGCTTCGAACAGTACAAGCATCCCTGCCTGATTCCCCAACTCGACTACGCGAGTGAACTCATCGCGCGGTTCTCTCCCTGA
- a CDS encoding sodium:solute symporter produces the protein MYDTNFTLLDWSIVVCYLLSSIVIGLWANRYVGNLSDYLVAGRKLRLRLALATMTGTELGLVTVMYMAELGFTQQYASLYLAFLEAGAVLLIGLTGFVVYRLRQSSIMTIPEYYEQRYSQSVRVVGATVMVVSGVLNMGLFLKAGSQFLTAVSGLQDEMYLKLIMTGLLLLVLFYTVLGGMVSVVITDLIQFLILGTGMVIVTGVVFWSIGWDGLSAIVTEQNGYFDPFHPENKSGNGNPIGWLQIVQMAIVIGSAALLWPTSAARTLSCQSAEVAQKLYSLSSISFLARRALPVFWGIGTFAFFASQPELFQEFHQAVETNASITSLSAMPLFLAKVVPTGLLGLVTAGMIAAFMSTHDSYLLCWSGVITQDIIAPIAGPMSQRSRILTTRIAIFVIGAMLLTWGLWYEVSSDLWGYLAVTGAVYLSGAIPTVVGGLYWKRGSRAGALAAILGGLSGLLAMGPCVDLINKLFATSLNGTHLTLLTFAFSSVAYIVFSLLIPDQRAETSSNVSVNPA, from the coding sequence TTGTACGATACAAATTTCACCCTGTTGGACTGGTCCATCGTCGTCTGTTACCTGCTCTCATCAATCGTAATTGGTTTGTGGGCCAATCGTTACGTCGGAAATCTCTCCGATTATCTCGTCGCCGGCCGCAAATTACGGCTTCGACTGGCCCTGGCCACCATGACGGGGACCGAACTGGGGCTCGTGACCGTGATGTACATGGCCGAACTCGGCTTCACCCAGCAGTACGCCTCCCTGTATCTCGCTTTTCTGGAGGCGGGGGCGGTACTGTTGATCGGTCTGACCGGCTTTGTTGTCTATCGGCTCCGGCAATCCTCGATCATGACGATCCCCGAATATTATGAACAACGCTACTCGCAGTCGGTGCGGGTGGTCGGGGCGACGGTGATGGTCGTCTCGGGCGTGTTGAACATGGGGCTGTTCCTCAAAGCGGGCTCTCAGTTTCTGACCGCGGTTTCCGGACTGCAGGATGAGATGTACCTCAAACTGATCATGACGGGGCTGTTGCTGCTGGTGCTGTTCTATACGGTGCTGGGAGGGATGGTTTCGGTGGTGATCACCGACCTGATCCAGTTTCTGATCCTGGGGACCGGCATGGTGATTGTGACCGGCGTGGTCTTCTGGTCGATCGGCTGGGACGGACTCTCGGCGATTGTCACCGAGCAGAACGGCTATTTTGATCCCTTCCATCCTGAGAATAAGTCGGGGAACGGGAATCCCATCGGCTGGCTGCAGATCGTGCAGATGGCGATTGTCATCGGTTCGGCCGCTCTGCTCTGGCCAACCAGCGCGGCTCGTACGCTCTCCTGTCAGAGTGCGGAAGTCGCTCAGAAACTCTATTCGCTGAGCTCCATCTCCTTTCTGGCGCGTCGTGCCCTGCCTGTATTCTGGGGGATCGGGACGTTTGCCTTTTTCGCCTCCCAGCCGGAACTGTTCCAGGAATTTCACCAGGCCGTGGAAACCAACGCCTCGATTACCTCACTGTCTGCGATGCCTCTGTTTCTGGCGAAAGTGGTGCCGACCGGCTTATTAGGGCTGGTGACGGCAGGCATGATTGCCGCCTTCATGTCGACTCACGACAGCTATCTGCTCTGCTGGAGTGGCGTGATTACCCAGGATATTATCGCACCTATCGCAGGGCCGATGAGCCAGCGTTCCCGGATTCTGACGACACGGATTGCGATCTTCGTGATCGGGGCGATGCTTCTGACCTGGGGACTCTGGTACGAAGTCAGCAGCGATCTCTGGGGGTACCTGGCCGTCACGGGAGCCGTGTATCTGTCCGGGGCGATTCCCACGGTGGTCGGTGGTTTGTACTGGAAACGGGGCAGCCGGGCCGGCGCACTGGCGGCGATCCTGGGAGGTCTGTCAGGATTGCTGGCGATGGGCCCCTGCGTGGATCTGATCAACAAACTGTTTGCGACCAGCTTAAACGGCACACACCTGACGCTGCTGACGTTCGCGTTTTCGAGCGTGGCATACATCGTGTTTTCACTGCTGATTCCCGATCAACGTGCTGAAACCAGTTCGAATGTCTCCGTCAATCCGGCTTAA
- the nrdR gene encoding transcriptional regulator NrdR, whose protein sequence is MMCPFCRDGETKVIDSRLSQPFSVRRRRECLACGKRFTTYEKIEESPLKVVKKDGARVPFDRMKMVKGIETACYKRPVSPDQIESIVAQIEAEIYENFDREVPSRFIGERVSTELKNVDQVAFVRFASVYRNFTDANDFVTEIQPMLRTDD, encoded by the coding sequence ATGATGTGCCCTTTTTGTCGTGATGGTGAGACGAAAGTCATTGATTCGCGCTTGAGTCAACCTTTCAGTGTACGCCGCAGACGTGAGTGTCTGGCCTGCGGAAAGCGCTTCACGACCTATGAAAAGATTGAAGAATCCCCCCTCAAAGTCGTCAAGAAAGATGGGGCTCGTGTCCCCTTCGATCGGATGAAAATGGTCAAGGGGATTGAGACGGCCTGCTACAAACGCCCGGTCAGCCCCGATCAGATCGAATCGATCGTGGCCCAGATCGAAGCCGAGATCTATGAGAACTTCGATCGCGAAGTCCCCTCGCGATTCATCGGCGAGCGGGTTTCCACGGAACTGAAGAACGTCGACCAGGTGGCCTTCGTCCGTTTCGCTTCGGTCTATCGCAACTTTACCGATGCCAACGATTTCGTAACTGAAATCCAGCCCATGCTGCGAACCGACGATTAG
- a CDS encoding small basic protein has product MSLDKSLKSKSSLTRARNVLKRAERIEKLKFEDRWADGQGALGLPKVRVEKISIGKKKKKKKDDDED; this is encoded by the coding sequence GTGTCACTCGACAAAAGTTTGAAGAGCAAAAGCTCGCTGACCCGTGCCCGCAACGTTTTGAAGCGTGCTGAACGTATTGAGAAATTGAAGTTCGAAGACCGCTGGGCCGATGGCCAGGGCGCCTTGGGTCTGCCCAAAGTCCGCGTCGAGAAAATCTCGATCGGCAAGAAGAAGAAAAAGAAGAAAGACGACGACGAAGATTAA
- a CDS encoding DUF1501 domain-containing protein: MNERMQQLLNYTRREFFQRAGMGVGGAALTTLLANDLLGNIPTAVNPMAARESHFTPKAKNVIFLHMVGAPSHLDLYDAKPKLQELDGELVPDKLWEGLRLAFIREQPKLMGSPFAYQRQGEAGIPISELMPHLGSVSDELCMIHSLKTDHFNHAPAQLFFQTGFSRFGRPSLGSWVNYGLGSENSNLPGFVVLITGNVAGAGNSLWGSGFLPSIYQGVEFRSQGDPVLFLSNPKGMTGEDRKRIIDSVNHLNKVQLADVGDPEIATRINQYEMAYRMQTAVPELMDISNEPKHIHDQYGTQPGKASFANNCLLARRLVERGVRFVQLFDQGWDHHGNLVNGLKKKCKQVDQPIAALIKDLKQRGLLDDTLVVWGAEFGRTPMVQGDRKSPGRDHHKDAYTVWMAGGGVKRGFAYGKTDDIGFNVAEKPMHVNDFHATLLHLLGMDHERLTFKFQGLDMRITGVAGNVVPEIIA; encoded by the coding sequence ATGAACGAGCGCATGCAACAACTGTTGAATTATACCCGTCGTGAATTCTTTCAACGGGCCGGCATGGGTGTCGGAGGAGCGGCTTTAACCACACTGCTCGCGAACGACCTGCTGGGAAACATCCCCACCGCCGTGAATCCGATGGCGGCCCGCGAATCGCATTTCACGCCCAAAGCAAAGAATGTGATCTTCCTGCACATGGTGGGTGCCCCTTCGCATCTCGATTTATACGACGCGAAACCAAAACTGCAGGAACTGGATGGCGAACTGGTTCCCGACAAACTCTGGGAAGGCCTGCGACTGGCGTTCATCCGCGAACAACCCAAACTGATGGGCAGCCCGTTTGCCTATCAGCGACAGGGGGAAGCAGGCATCCCCATCTCCGAACTGATGCCCCACCTCGGGTCGGTCTCGGATGAACTCTGCATGATCCACTCGCTCAAGACCGATCACTTCAATCATGCCCCCGCACAGCTCTTCTTCCAGACCGGCTTCTCCCGCTTCGGGCGGCCTTCGCTGGGTTCGTGGGTCAACTACGGCCTCGGTTCGGAAAACAGCAACCTCCCCGGCTTTGTCGTACTGATCACCGGCAATGTCGCTGGTGCCGGCAACAGCCTGTGGGGCAGCGGCTTTCTGCCCAGCATTTACCAGGGGGTCGAATTCCGTTCCCAGGGAGATCCGGTGCTGTTCCTCTCGAATCCCAAGGGGATGACCGGCGAAGACCGCAAACGGATCATCGACAGTGTGAATCATTTGAACAAAGTCCAGCTGGCGGATGTCGGCGATCCCGAAATCGCGACCCGTATCAACCAGTACGAAATGGCGTACCGCATGCAGACTGCGGTGCCCGAGCTGATGGATATTTCCAACGAACCCAAACACATCCACGATCAGTACGGTACCCAGCCGGGCAAAGCGAGCTTCGCCAATAACTGTCTGCTGGCGAGACGACTCGTAGAACGGGGCGTGCGGTTCGTGCAGCTGTTCGACCAGGGCTGGGACCATCACGGTAACCTGGTCAACGGGCTCAAGAAGAAATGTAAGCAGGTCGATCAACCAATCGCGGCTCTGATTAAAGACCTCAAGCAGCGGGGCCTCCTCGATGACACGCTGGTCGTCTGGGGTGCCGAGTTCGGCCGCACTCCCATGGTTCAGGGAGACCGCAAATCACCCGGTCGCGACCATCACAAGGATGCCTACACCGTCTGGATGGCAGGCGGCGGCGTCAAACGCGGATTCGCTTACGGCAAGACCGATGACATCGGCTTCAACGTGGCCGAGAAACCAATGCACGTGAATGATTTTCACGCAACCCTGCTGCATCTGCTGGGTATGGATCACGAGCGGCTGACGTTCAAATTCCAGGGGCTCGACATGCGGATCACCGGCGTGGCCGGCAACGTGGTTCCCGAGATCATCGCTTAG